Proteins from a genomic interval of Diprion similis isolate iyDipSimi1 chromosome 10, iyDipSimi1.1, whole genome shotgun sequence:
- the LOC124411262 gene encoding cubilin-like encodes MTARILLRSRWAVAFALLTIFVSVSETWINDRPVLEVRDGNLFITSAQDKNITLQTRGASYVTVNGLNLVQVASSAYNASKLVETWKYGILGDVESKLQEIRGTIYDDRSGLVSRISAIELGTRQNATVSISLAMVVNDGRDSLTDFARTRIQRLTVRVRRTERQIRDILNKLQTDECESNPCQNGGTCEDLIDGYKCRCTEGWEGPQCTRDIDECTRYHGTDLGCQNNAVCTNLPGTYGCVCTSGWYGTHCKTRTKVCNRENSNELCGHGVCVESDTLLGYSCSCDEGWTSTSANPACVQDVDECAAKHPPCSVSPMVPCINVPGGFHCGSCPQGFTGNGYYCADIDECLTNNGGCSLSPLVRCFNTMGSRMCAPCPTGYEGDGVTCNYVGRCRINNGGCHPLATCINSPGMGDWSVQCRCPAGYRGNGMGPNGCEVGSDVLSPSTCTSNPCSHGTCISNGPYDYTCRCESGYTGRNCDTKANPCDPNPCRNRGTCTVSTRQRPICVCTGSFTGPQCETPTETCGGFIEDPAGILQFPSDGSKYPNGLSCAWVLGADENKVLNVTFTAFDLESSTDCQTDYLQIHDGRTAGEHSIGRYCGVNLPRNGTIISSDRYLYLWFHSDGSSAYDGFTMNWTSIDPQCGGEMSASFGKIISPGWSHRYPPNRDCRWHVIVNPGKRIQFHFYTIMLEESPTCQKDYLKIMDGPGDRSQQLGLFCNHTNPPQLVTSGSEAWIHFHSDDSGQDVGFEIGFSTIEGSPGCGGIYTTPSGTITSPNFETRYDRNLDCEWRIQIPVGERIKITWVSFDVETSTGCRWDFVEVREGVDIRGPLIGRYCGSMLPQSIRSESNVVLIRFKSDASRQEKGFKLNYEVNCGGQFVDPTGVLKSPYYPNPYPASRTCIYEIIQQTGKAIRLTIKAMDIEGPARFRCRFDYLEVHDGNSEKATKIGTYCGTNASIPYFPILSTHNHMWIKFKTDASVHKRGFMATYDVVDIRCGGIFTATTGIIQSPSDNGKYGNNEECTWIIQAPPGFIVRLNWHIFDLESHRACYHDYVRVYDYTVMDVKQEIGTFCGKKLPHVMTTQSRMMSINFHTDSSGRSDGFMAVYTFIDASRSCGGHLSTLTGVIKSPGHPQPYPENRVCEWFIYAPSRHQVVLNVRNFSIEADSSCRSDSLEIRNGGSKSSPLIGKYCGTEIPKLISTFGNQMYLRFTSDNSRSGAGFLIEWDSNPVGCGGTSTTSSGSIISPNYPEPYHDLAECHWDFRVAHGSVIQFIIVDLQLEEHNQCRYDFIEITEGVPGHTKSLGKYCSSDHPIYIQTTTNVASIRFRADIENAGRGFQINYQTLCHRILKGFRGVIESPNFPNNYPHRENCSWVIEAPLGNKINATFSHFDLEAGLEDSCDFDYLKVTEGDHNVSTKFINKYCGMELPPKIVSTQRQVFLQFYSDSYSASNGFRLEWIVNGCGGLLTSPQGTITSPGWPGPYPADIECLWHIVVDYSQSIELQLVKVDMEKTSECGADHLSVYNGADDKAIQLIETCQVSSPQTLTSTGNQMFIKFFTDSSFELSGFKATYKSIPIECGGKFTTSTGVIHSKNYPLNYPANQSCEWLIQIAENHLVNLTFLDFDLASTTNCSDDYFKIYDGSTRDSRLLATHCDNRLPPSYISSSNSLLVVMRTDPYIQAKGFKARYDMACGARIVTREAGIIRMDPTVGLHTHIENCTWTIIAEDPADHVTLTLTDMRVLTSITSDECMELSIKVFEGEATDGPLLGTWCGTKVPPPITSHGNVLSIQARSQLLEYGSLYMARFTGAYSVLNTACGGTYTSEHGAIATPGRPGNYPRGVECEWSIQTSPGNPISLSFREFHLTESENCNLDYVEVREVNAAGRLLDVYCGENASTIISQKNLWVKFQSSAEDTNKGFVADYSILPGNLELSGPTGDIASPLYPQLCVLEGEYFWRITVDSGFTIQITFKDFSIERYGEECYIALTIYDGYNEDAPVLMSKCGMILPGMVRTSSNIVYIKFDHTILLQEGSKFSLSWLQVPRSDGDGISISGKVVALTAPRNNSYTFNSPGWPNGYKSDLDCVWTIESVPGTHLAIKFNSFELEETENCIADQVKIYTGNSLTSQQQWTQTGNFCYRNTTGTTIEASNLMKIEFKTDVYGNKTGFTAIVRRVCGGELYGPNGVIEVNRTTDSDHNNRWWNHLCEWKVTVRRGKTIEVKFTDLNIPRNDGVACAEAYVMLKNGDAVSSPLLGHGKYCGTTLPAQSLQTTGNSLYVKFTGSKMRDLFKLTYREVGINCGGDILLSKENQSINISSPNYPNIPNPYTECFWTIMAPGGELISIHFLERFDLTHDPDCNKEYLEIRDGGTELSTSLGRFCNGKPSSLTTTGNAMYLHFYTDVPEPKNGFKATVNTGNHCNRIIRSSRGELQSPRYPHPYPTGYHCKWTIIGVPTHTIKLQFLELDLPSRTNCSLTDHVEIIDYVTNSWNGPEMNSSIGKYCGDSKPEIIQTSGNKAEVIFTSDQEPSTRFTGFKINFTISKEACGGKLVGEAGDFTSPGYPRPPGARYRFCWWQITVPDGYRVQVDLIDFNPPTTRYGRYHLMLEPGITFLNAFDYGSRIGKASSTQTQRQFRSSGNTMLVHYWAGREAMSGFKAHYSSIAPALCGGKLTDGQGTLISHGDSIYNMTNFYCKWTLQSPFINSTEQTLALNMSGTIGIRNVRINNFYRCSQYVPRLQVTDSVKFSIGDACGNIDGVTLRSPSPSNIILLRSENNYFMSRATERLPVNATISYRWNQCGGLLGGPYQTITAPKNRTYPIDCVWRIEYPDAGDKILMTFKKLNLTGCDRNYITIRNGGPKSPELPKYCGSTIRNTTLSSSNKLWIVYHAEDPGDFELQLDTYDPPCSMEYMRNRGEISSPKFPITQYPNNAECSWNITVDPGYHIGLEFVDRFQLEQSADCAKDFVQVFDWREDPTTGVTSLYPYPKLCGRSMPQPLNSTSNRMRVLFRSNDKIQGDGFRARWNVNCGGTILVTKQRKYLTSPGWPGSYGANLFCNYTFLAPGKNIIVRFVQFTMGYSVGIDACKNDKLTIITSNGYRREANSWCGTDIPPVQRVDSRLEMHLSTNAWMQLGRFKLEYYVDECGGVITSPTDISSPSLDDSGTYYGRINCTWIVQAPPGKSIILRIESFDLETSTRCLYDYLAVYSTRTTEKENRLILLCGTSIGNPAIRSTTGIMNINFVTDAHDHRNGFKAKVLFTTGIANGCGGDIDLSGSQTFRTQNNATYNSLEDCHWSIRAPSDNYIKFTITSMDLKNATFPAGENRTASASCSGDYLEIRDGLGPYSQLVGQYCGNVIPPPITSSTNRMWIRFVTDSTLNGNGVTATLEALPTPCGNTNLLIQNYTQELKSPNFPHGYDAGLRCRWFLSYPDRTSRYWNSLTIHFKEFDLESSENCNNEKLIIHDKNADAHISEGFGENLVYGGRRRSSRYSWLNWRVTQETYSYCGSDLPFDFHSYGSGVEITFESSQNPKERHRGFRLEYGESVCNRNFTRPQGRIFQRSSKECFFTITAPENSTISLYFNSVSGLYGDDCPSKALQVHDGSFSNTTLAQLCGNTIPNPIFSSGNKLSLHSFRQYYDITYTMTDKGRGCGGKLYNRIGRFTSPLYPGPFRNASECTWDVTVPTGFVVDLYFRAFDLGLRETCSSDVLEIYNVQPDGQELFVKSYCGEDNPTPYRSSNYRILVRYKTSMNNGGMGWIIEFKARRHE; translated from the exons ATGACTGCAAGGATCCTCTTGCGGTCCCGATGGGCCGTGGCTTTTGCTTTGCTCACTATCTTTGTAAGCGTTTCCGAAACGTGGATTAACGATAG gCCGGTTCTAGAAGTTCGTGACGGAAATCTCTTCATCACTAGTGCCCAAGATAAGAACATCACTTTACAGACTCGCGGTGCGAGCTACGTCACCGTGAACGGACTTAATCTGGTACAGGTCGCGTCGTCG GCGTACAACGCTTCGAAATTAGTGGAAACATGGAAATACGGAATCCTCGGAGATGTCGAGTCCAAGCTCCAAGAGATAAGAGGAACGATATACGACGATCGCTCTGGTCTAGTGAGCAGAATTAGTGCCATTGAATTAGGCACTAGACAGAACGCTACCGTTAGTATTTCTCTTGCAATGGTCGTCAAC GATGGACGCGATAGTCTTACCGATTTTGCACGAACTCGAATTCAGCGGCTCACCGTACGa GTGCGTCGAACGGAACGCCAGATCAGAGATATCCTGAACAAGTTGCAAACCGATGAGTGTGAAAGTAATCCTTGCCAGAATGGCGGTACTTGCGAGGATTTAATAGACGGGTATAAATGCCGCTGCACGGAAGGTTGGGAg GGACCGCAGTGCACTAGGGATATTGATGAATGCACCAGGTACCACGGAACTGATTTAGGATGTCAGAACAATGCTGTCTGTACAAATCTTCCTGGAACTTATGG ATGCGTCTGTACATCAGGATGGTACGGTACTCACTGCAAGACACGGACAAAAGTATGCAACAGAGAAAACTCAAACGAACTTTGCGGGCACGGCGTCTGCGTTGAAAGTGATACATTACTTGGTTACTCTTGCTCGTGCGACGAG GGCTGGACTAGCACCAGTGCAAATCCGGCTTGTGTCCAAGACGTCGACGAGTGTGCCGCCAAGCATCCTCCATGCTCCGTCAGTCCCATGGTGCCGTGCATCAACGTGCCTGGGGGCTTTCACTGCGGATCGTGTCCTCAGGGCTTTACAGGAAACGGGTACTACTGCGCGGATATCGATGAGTGTCTTACTAACAACGGTGGTTGCAGTCTTTCACCCTTAGTGCGGTGCTTCAATACAATG GGGTCAAGGATGTGCGCGCCGTGTCCAACTGGTTATGAAGGTGATGGAGTGACCTGCAACTACGTCGGACGTTGCAGAATAAACAATGGCGGTTGTCATCCGTTAGCGACATGCATCAATAGCCCAGGGATGGGCGACTGGTCCGTTCAATGTCGCTGTCCGGCAGGATATCGCGGTAATGGAATGGGACCAAATGGTTGCGAGGTAGGATCCGATGTTTTGAGCCCTTCGACCTGTACCAGCAACCCCTGCAGCCACGGAACTTGCATTTCGAACGGGCCTTATGATTACACGTGTCGATGTGAATCTGGATATACCG GAAGAAACTGCGATACCAAAGCGAATCCTTGCGATCCTAATCCTTGCCGAAATCGAGGGACATGCACTGTTTCTACAAGACAACGACCAATTTGTGTGTGCACCGGAAGCTTTACTGGACCCCAGTGTGAAACTCCCACGGAGACCTGTGGGGGATTTATTGAGGATCCAGCAGGAATTTTGCAATTCCCCAGTGACGGTAGTAAGTATCCAAATGGCTTGAGCTGCGCCTGGGTTCTTGGCGCCGATGAAAACAAAGTTTTGAATGTCACCTTCACGGCGTTCGACCTTGAATCTTCCACGGATTGTCAGACCGATTACCTTCAG ATTCACGACGGCCGCACAGCTGGAGAACACTCGATCGGAAGATACTGTGGCGTGAACTTACCCAGAAATGGAACTATAATCTCATCTGACAGGTATTTATACCTTTGGTTCCACTCGGACGGAAGCTCAGCTTACGACGGATTCACCATGAACTGGACGTCGATAGACCCGCAATGTGGAGGTGAGATGAGTGCAAGTTTCGGTAAGATAATCTCTCCGGGATGGTCGCACAGATATCCGCCAAACAGAGACTGCCGGTGGCACGTTATCGTCAACCCTGGAAAACGAATTCAATTCCATTTCTACACAATAATGCTGGAGGAGAGTCCTACCTGCCAGAAAGATTATCTCAAG ATTATGGATGGGCCAGGCGACAGAAGCCAACAGTTGGGACTATTCTGTAACCACACCAATCCACCACAACTTGTGACATCTGGATCGGAAGCTTGGATTCATTTTCACTCCGATGATTCAGGACAAGACGTCGGTTTTGAAATCGGTTTCTCGACCATTGAAg GATCGCCGGGATGCGGAGGCATTTATACAACTCCTTCTGGCACCATCACTTCACCCAATTTCGAGACTCGGTACGATCGAAACTTGGATTGTGAGTGGAGAATTCAAATACCGGTTGGAGAACGAATCAAGATAACATGGGTCAGCTTTGACGTCGAGACTTCCACTGGCTGCAGGTGGGATTTTGTCGAG GTGCGGGAAGGGGTGGACATAAGAGGTCCGTTGATTGGGAGGTATTGCGGTTCCATGCTGCCGCAGTCTATACGATCTGAATCAAATGTTGTACTGATAAGATTCAAAAGTGATGCGAGTCGTCAGGAGAAAGGATTCAAACTAAATTACGAGGTTAATTGCGGCGGACAATTTGTTGACCCCACGGGTGTTTTGAAATCCCCTTACTATCCGAATCCTTATCCGGCCTCGAGGACATGCATTTACGAAATAATACAGCAAACTGGGAAAGCTATAAGATTGACTATCAAGGCTATGGATATTGAGGGTCCAGCGAGATTCCGTTGCCGCTTCGATTACTTGGAAGTCCACGATGGTAACAGTGAGAAGGCGACAAAAATCGGAACCTACTGTGGCACAAACGCATCGATTCCCTATTTCCCCATTTTGTCAACGCACAATCATATGTGGATTAAGTTTAAGACAGACGCCAGCGTTCACAAACGAGGATTCATGGCTACCTACGACGTTGTCGATATTA GGTGTGGAGGTATCTTTACAGCGACAACGGGTATAATTCAGTCCCCTTCTGACAATGGAAAATACGGGAACAACGAGGAATGCACCTGGATCATTCAGGCACCCCCAGGATTTATTGTGCGGCTTAATTGGCACATATTTGATCTGGAATCGCATCGAGCCTGCTACCACGATTATGTCAGAGTATACGATTACACGGTAATGGACGTAAAACAGGAAATAGGAAC GTTCTGCGGAAAAAAACTACCGCACGTGATGACTACACAATCGCGAATGATGTCAATCAACTTTCATACAGATTCTTCTGGTAGGAGTGACGGATTCATGGCTGTGTATACATTTATCGATGCTTCAAGATCCTGTGGCGGACACTTGTCGACGCTGACAGGCGTTATTAAGTCGCCAGGTCATCCCCAGCCCTATCCGGAGAACAGAGTATGCGAATGGTTCATCTATGCTCCTAGCAGGCACCAAGTCGTATTGAATGTTAGGAATTTCAGTATCGAGGCGGACTCATCGTGCAGATCTGACAGTCTCGAAATTAG AAACGGAGGCTCGAAATCATCTCCCCTGATTGGAAAATACTGCGGAACAGAAATACCGAAGCTAATTTCGACCTTCGGCAATCAGATGTACCTGAGATTTACATCTGATAACTCAAGAAGTGGAGCCGGTTTCCTCATAGAATGGGATAGCAACCCAGTTG GTTGCGGGGGTACTTCGACAACCTCCAGTGGATCGATCATTTCTCCTAATTACCCTGAACCGTATCATGACCTCGCTGAATGTCACTGGGATTTTAGAGTTGCTCACGGCAGCGTTATTCAATTTATCATCGTGGATCTCCAGCTCGAAGAACATAACCAATGTCGATatgattttatcgaaattacTGAAGGGGTTCCTGGACACACGAAAAGCTTGGGAAAATACTGCAGCAGTGATCATCCTATCTACATACAGACCACAACGAATGTAGCAAGTATTCGTTTCCGTGCTGATATCGAAAACGCCGGTCGTGGTTTTCAGATAAACTACCAAACTC tCTGCCACCGCATACTTAAGGGATTCCGAGGAGTGATTGAATCGCCAAATTTCCCGAACAATTACCCACACCGAGAAAACTGTAGCTGGGTGATCGAGGCACCCCTGGGCAACAAGATAAATGCGACCTTTTCTCACTTTGACTTGGAAGCAGGGCTCGAAGACTCTTGCGATTTCGATTACCTAAAAGTAACCGAGGGGGACCACAATGTGTCGacaaaatttatcaacaaATACTGTGGCATGGAACTTCCACCCAAGATAGTATCTACTCAACGTCAGgtctttcttcaattttattccgaCAGCTACAGTGCAAGTAATGGATTCCGGCTTGAATGGATTGTCAACG GTTGCGGTGGTCTCTTAACTAGTCCACAAGGTACGATCACATCTCCAGGATGGCCCGGGCCGTACCCAGCGGATATTGAATGCCTTTGGCACATAGTGGTGGACTATTCTCAAAGTATAGAACTTCAGTTGGTTAAAGTCGACATGGAAAAGACGTCGGAATGCGGAGCTGATCATTTAAGCGTGTACAACGGAGCAGACGACAAAGCGATACAGCTGATAGAAACATGCCAAGTGTCCAGCCCGCAGACACTTACCAGTACAGGAAATCAAAtgttcatcaaatttttcaccgactCCTCATTCGAACTCTCGGGATTCAAAGCTACTTATAAAAGCATTCCTATCGAATGCGGCGGTAAATTTACCACATCTACTGGAGTCATACATTCCAAAAACTATCCGTTGAATTATCCAGCAAATCAGAGCTGCGAGTGGCTCATTCAAATTGCTGAAAACCACCTTGTCAATCTGACATTCCTCGACTTTGATTTAGCGTCGACAACTAACTGTAGCGACGATTATTTTAAG ATTTACGATGGTTCAACGCGAGATTCGCGCCTACTGGCAACTCATTGCGACAATCGACTACCTCCGTCTTATATTTCCTCGAGCAACAGTCTTTTAGTAGTCATGAGAACAGACCCCTACATCCAGGCGAAGGGTTTCAAAGCAAGATATGATATGGCATGCGGCGCACGCATTGTCACCCGTGAGGCCGGAATTATCAGGATGGATCCTACAGTCGGCTTACATACGCACATAGAGAACTGCACGTGGACCATTATAGCCGAAGATCCAG CGGATCATGTCACGTTAACGCTAACGGACATGAGAGTACTGACATCGATCACTAGCGATGAGTGCATGGAACTTTCTATAAAGGTTTTCGAGGGCGAAGCAACCGATGGACCATTGTTGGGCACCTGGTGCGGGACTAAAGTTCCACCGCCAATAACAAGTCATGGAAATGTATTAAGTATCCAGGCCAGATCTCAGTTGCTTGAGTACGGCTCATTGTACATGGCAAGGTTTACAGGGGCTTACTCTGTCCTCAACACAG CTTGCGGAGGTACTTACACATCGGAACACGGAGCGATTGCCACACCTGGACGTCCAGGAAATTACCCCCGAGGCGTGGAATGTGAATGGAGCATTCAAACATCACCGGGAAACCCGATAAGCTTGTCATTCCGGGAGTTCCATCTGACTGAAAGTGAAAACTGTAATTTGGATTACGTCGAGGTACGGGAAGTGAATGCGGCTGGAAGACTACTCGATGTTTATTGCGGTGAAAACGCGAGCACGATAatttcgcaaaaaaatttatgggtCAAGTTTCAAAGTAGTGCTGAAGATACGAATAAAGGATTCGTAGCTGATTATAGCATTCTACCTGGAAATTTGGAGCTCTCAGGACCTACTGGAGACATTGCGTCTCCGTTGTATCCACAATTATGCGTTCTGGAAGGAGAATATTTCTGGCGAATTACCGTTGATAGCGGATTTACGATACAAATTACCTTCAAAGATTTCTCCATCGAAAGATATGGAGAAGAATGTTACATTGCACTTACT ATTTACGACGGATATAACGAAGATGCTCCGGTTTTGATGAGCAAGTGTGGTATGATATTGCCGGGTATGGTACGAACTTCCAGTAATATAGTTTACATCAAGTTCGATCATACGATCTTATTACAAGAAGGTAGCAAGTTTTCTTTAAGCTGGTTGCAAGTTCCCAGAAGTGATGGTGACGGAATTTCTATTTCGGGTAAAG TGGTCGCGTTGACTGCTCCGAGAAACAACAGCTACACTTTCAACTCACCCGGTTGGCCAAATGGTTACAAATCGGATCTCGACTGCGTCTGGACCATCGAGTCGGTTCCTGGAACACACTTGGCAATAAAGTTTAACAGTTTTGAGCTGGAAGAAACTGAGAATTGCATTGCAGATCAagttaaaatttatacaggAAACTCTCTGACATCTCAGCAGCAGTGGACACAGACAGGAAACTTTTGCTACCGCAATACTACTGGCACAACTATAGAAGCatcaaatttaatgaaaatcgaatttaagACCGATGTATACGGAAATAAAACCGGATTCACGGCTATAGTTCGGAGAg TGTGTGGTGGTGAGCTGTACGGACCGAACGGAGTCATAGAAGTTAATCGAACAACGGATTCTGACCATAATAATAGATGGTGGAATCATCTATGCGAATGGAAGGTCACCGTAAGGCGAGGGAAAACCATTGAAGTGAAGTTTACCGATTTAAACATACCGAGAAACGACGGTGTTGCATGCGCGGAAGCCTATGTTATG TTGAAAAACGGCGACGCAGTCTCGTCTCCTCTCCTTGGCCATGGCAAATATTGCGGTACCACACTTCCTGCTCAGAGTTTGCAAACAACTGGGAATTCACTTTATGTTAAGTTCACTGGCTCCAAGATGCGTGATCTCTTCAAACTCACGTACAG GGAGGTGGGAATAAATTGTGGCGGTGACATCCTCCTATCGAAGGAAAACCAAAGTATTAATATAAGTAGTCCAAACTACCCGAACATTCCAAATCCATATACCGAGTGTTTCTGGACAATAATGGCACCGGGTGGGGAACTGATCTCGATTCATTTCCTAGAGAGATTCGATCTTACCCACGATCCTGA CTGCAATAAGGAATATCTTGAAATCAGAGACGGAGGAACTGAGTTATCGACGTCCTTGGGACGATTCTGTAACGGGAAACCATCCAGCTTGACCACGACCGGAAATGCCATGtatcttcatttttataccGACGTACCTGAACCTAAGAATGGTTTCAAGGCTACAGTGAACACTGGCA ATCATTGTAACAGAATTATACGAAGCTCACGAGGAGAGCTACAATCACCTCGTTATCCGCACCCCTATCCAACTGGTTATCACTGTAAATGGACCATCATCGGCGTTCCTACTCACACAATAAAGCTGCAATTTTTAGAACTCGATTTACCAAGCAGAACGAATTGCAGCCTCACTGACCACGTTGAAATTATCGATTACGTAACAAACAGCTGGAACGGCC CTGAGATGAATAGCAGCATTGGTAAATATTGCGGTGATTCAAAGcctgaaataattcaaacatCGGGAAACAAAGCAGAGGTTATTTTCACAAGCGATCAAGAACCGTCCACTAGGTTTACAGGATTCAAAATCAACTTTACTATTTCTAAAGAAg CATGTGGCGGTAAGCTCGTTGGCGAAGCTGGTGATTTTACATCACCTGGGTACCCTCGTCCTCCGGGTGCAAGATACAG ATTTTGTTGGTGGCAGATAACAGTGCCAGACGGATATCGTGTTCAAGTCGACCTAATTGATTTTAACCCACCCACGACTAGATACGGACGCTACCATCTCATGTTAGAACCGGGGATTACA TTTTTGAATGCTTTCGATTATGGAAGTCGGATTGGAAAGGCCTCCAGCACCCAAACGCAGAGGCAATTTCGCAGTAGCGGCAACACGATGCTTGTTCACTACTGGGCAGGCCGAGAGGCCATGAGCGGTTTTAAAGCTCATTACAGTAGCATTGCTCCTGCAC TATGTGGTGGCAAACTAACAGACGGTCAGGGTACTCTAATTTCCCATGGCGATTCTATTTACAATATGACAAACTTTTATTGCAAATGGACACTTCAATCGCCTTTCATCAATTCAACGGAACAAACACTTGCATTGAACATGTCAGGAACGATTGGTATACGAAACGTTCGGATCAATAACTTTTACCGTTGTTCACAATATGTCCCCAGACTGCAAGTAACCGATA gtgtcaaattttcaatcggtGATGCTTGTGGAAATATAGACGGTGTTACCTTACGAAGTCCGTCACCAAGTAATATAATCCTG TTACGAAGTGAAAACAACTATTTTATGAGCCGAGCAACAGAAAGATTACCGGTAAATGCTACGATTAGCTACCGCTGGAATCAGTGTGGTGGATTGCTGGGCGGCCCATATCAAACAATTACtgcaccaaaaaatcgaacttACCCGATAGATTGCGTCTGGCGAATAGAGTATCCGGATGCAGgagacaaaattttgatgacttttaaaaaattgaatcttaCAGGATGCGACCGGAATTACATTACTATAAG AAATGGAGGTCCGAAGTCACCGGAGTTGCCCAAATATTGTGGATCAACCATACGGAATACTACATTGTCAAGTTCTAACAAATTGTGGATCGTGTATCACGCCGAAGACCCGGGTGACTTTGAACTGCAGTTGGACACATATGATCCCCCTTGCAGTATGGAGTACATGAGAAACCGTGGAGAGATTTCCAGTCCTAA GTTCCCAATAACACAGTATCCGAATAATGCAGAGTGCTCGTGGAATATAACAGTAGATCCCGGATATCACATTGGATTAGAGTTTGTAGACCGGTTCCAGCTGGAACAAAGTGCAGACTGTGCCAAGGACTTCGTCCAG GTGTTCGATTGGCGCGAGGATCCTACAACCGGGGTTACTTCGTTGTATCCTTACCCGAAACTATGCGGTAGATCAATGCCTCAGCCGCTGAACTCAACTTCGAATCGCATGAGAGTTTTGTTCCGGTCAAATGATAAGATTCAAGGGGACGGATTCCGTGCAAGATGGAATGTCAATTGCGGTGGAACCATATTAGTAACGAAGCAAAGGAAGTATCTCACTTCGCCCGGGTGGCCCGGATCGTACGGAGCAAACCTGTTCTGTAACTATACGTTTTTAGCGCCGGGAAAGAACATTATTGTGCGGTTTGTTCAATTCACTATGGGATATTCAG TCGGGATCGATGCATGTAAGAACGACAAACTAACTATAATAACGAGCAATGGATATAGAAGGGAGGCTAATTCATGGTGTGGTACTGATATTCCACCTGTACAAAGAGTTGATTCACGATTGGAAATGCATTTATCAACGAATGCATGGATGCAATTGGGGAGATTCAAATTAGAATATTATGTCGACG aatGCGGTGGTGTGATAACTAGCCCTACTGACATAAGCTCACCTTCACTAGATGATAGTGGTACTTATTAcggaagaattaattgtactTGGATCGTACAGGCTCCGCCTGGAAAAAGTATTATCCTCAGAATTGAAAGCTTCGATCTTGAAACCAGTACCAG GTGCTTGTACGACTACCTAGCTGTGTACTCGACCCGAACTACGGAGAAAGAAAACAGGTTAATCCTACTATGTGGTACGTCGATCGGAAACCCCGCAATCAGATCAACAACTGGTATCATGAACATAAACTTTGTTACGGACGCTCACGATCACAGAAATGGCTTCAAAGCAAAG GTTCTATTCACTACCGGTATCGCGAATGGCTGTGGGGGTGATATCGATCTTTCAGGATCACAAACTTTCCGAACACAAAATAATGCGACCTACAATTCTTTGGAAGATTGTCACTGGTCTATTCGAGCGCCGAGCGATAATTACATTAAATTCACGATTACCAGcatggatttgaaaaatgcaacATTTCCAGCGGGTGAAAACAGGACAGCAAGTGCGTCATGCTCTGGCGACTATCTGGAG ATACGCGACGGATTGGGTCCGTATTCCCAACTGGTCGGCCAATACTGTGGAAATGTTATTCCACCACCTATAACGTCGTCGACAAATAGAATGTGGATCAGATTTGTGACCGATAGTACACTAAACGGCAATGGCGTGACTGCAACGCTTGAAGCACTCCCTA CTCCTTGCGGCAATACAAATCTGttgattcaaaattatacTCAAGAATTGAAATCACCGAACTTTCCGCACGGGTACGATGCTGGATTGAGATGTCGCTGGTTCTTGTCTTACCCGGATAGAACCTCAAGATATTGGAATAGTTTGACCATACACTTCAAGGAATTCGACTTGGAGAGTTCTGAGAATTGTAATAACGAGAAGCTGATCATCCATGATAAAAAC GCTGATGCCCACATCAGTGAAGGTTTTGGGGAAAACTTGGTATACGGCGGTAGAAGACGGTCAAGTAGATACTCCTGGCTG aattggcGTGTAACACAGGAAACTTATTCATACTGTGGAAGCGATCTACCATTCGATTTTCACAG CTATGGAAGCGGTGTTGAAATCACTTTTGAATCGTCCCAAAATCCAAAAGAAAGACACAGAGGATTTAGGCTCGAATACGGCGAGAGCGTTTGTAATAGAAATTTCACTCGTCCTCAAGGACGCATTTTTCAACGCAGTTCGAAGGAGTGTTTCTTCACGATAACAGCTCCAGAGAATTCCACTATTTCACTTTACTTTAACAGCGTTTCCGGGTTATACGGTGACGATTGTCCTAGTAAAGCGTTACAG GTACATGATGGAAGTTTCAGCAATACCACCTTGGCTCAGTTGTGCGGTAACACCATACCGAATCCTATCTTCAGTTCGGGGAACAAACTGAGCTTGCATTCGTTCAGACAATATTACGACATAACATACACGATGACTGACAAAG GAAGAGGCTGCGGAGGGAAGCTTTACAATAGAATAGGTCGCTTCACATCCCCATTGTATCCGGGACCGTTCCGGAACGCGAGCGAATGCACTTGGGACGTGACTGTGCCAACGGGTTTTGTTGTGGATCTATACTTCAGGGCGTTTGACCTTGGACTGAGGGAAACCTGCTCGTCGGATgttttagaaatttataatGTACAGCCTGATGGACAGGAACTATTCGTGAAAAGTTACTGTGGGGAG GACAACCCAACTCCGTACCGTTCCTCGAATTATAGAATATTGGTAAGGTACAAGACATCGATGAATAACGGAGGTATGGGCTGGATTATTGAATTCAAAGCACGTCGTCATG AGTAA